ATAGCTGTCCTGTTACTCATGTGCATCCTCTTAAGCTATTGAATTATCAGTGTTTCTGGCTTGCAGAACAATCTTATCTCTTAAAGAAGGCAAAGTAGAACAACTGCTGTCTTCTAAATCTCACTCCTGATTTGTGCTTGTGAAACCCTTTGCACTGAAAGACTACTTCTTCCTTTGATATATAAATTTCCAGAGCTCAACAACATCTGccttctgcttttacagaaaaatctttgcTACATGGTATTGCTACACCCTTGCTACAACTACAGTGCAAAAAAACAGGAATGCAAAATAACCAGAGAAGGCTGGACATGTACAGAAATGAAAGTCTTGCTGTGAAACCAAATGCAgtactgtgtttttctttattgtttgaAACTCGCAATACCCAGCTTATAATATAACTCACAACACAAAATGTTGAAGTTGGGAATACACCGAAATAAGAAAGCTGTGGCAGAATATAGGATGCTGATTTTGGAGCCTGAGTTTGTAATGCCCTGTTGGGTTCTGTGACCAGCAAAGAACtaaattcagtttaaatacCTTGCTATGTCACAAGTCACCTTGCACTTAACTCACAAACCTCTTACTCTGGAAAGGTACCAGGTCCCAAGTTAAATGTGTGTAGTGAATCTTTCATGTGGAAGCTAGCTTCAGGATGAattttgagctttttttctATAAAGTGGAATCAGTCACATTGTTAACAGTTGCTGCTTAAGCCTGGGGAATCATCAGAAGTTTTGAGATGGgctttatttcatatttatctcATCACGTCAAGAAAAAGATGCACAAAATCTAGGCAGCCCTTAAAATGTAGTAATCCTCTCACTTGCATTAATGGAATACGTGTTTGCTATAGTAGAACTGGAATCATCCAGATTCAGAAGATCAGCAGCTGGGGTAGGCTAAAGTCCTTATAGATGGTGAAGCAAGAAGCATGTGATACAGGAGAAGCCCACACAACATTCTGTGCATAGGTAGAATTGCCTTGAATTCTCTGCAGCAAGAGCCAACTGTGCGCATACTTATCTCTTTTAGGTTACGGAAATGTTTCTCCAAAGACACCCTCTGGGCGTCTCTTCTGCATATTTTATGGGCTCTTTGGAGTTCCTCTCTGCTTGACATGGATCAGTGCTCTGGGGAAGTTCTTTGGAGGACGTGCCAAGAGGCTGGGCCAGTTTCTGACGAAAAGAGGAGTAAGCCTGGTAAGGCCCTTGCTTGTTTACCCTTGTGCTGTGTATTTTTGATGCATGAATTAAGCGTCCCTGCTAATCTTGTAGTAAATGAAAATTTGTGCAAATATGATTTCACAAATGGCATTGCATAGAAATAACTGTAAAGGGGGATTCAGCCTGATAAGTTTGTTTTGCAAGAAGTTTTAGCAAAATGAGATCTTGTAGAAACTTTTGATTGTAAATATAGATCTTGCAGCTTCTAAGGAGACATGTATCTCCTTACATTAGAAACCTGTAGGACAAATGTAGGTGAGGCTGCATTTCACAGACATTCTGTGCAAGCTCCCCTGGCACAGGAATAAGCTGTCCCGCTTTGTTCCAACCTGCTTCTACGCTAGCATGAGTACTTCCTGCTGTGCAGTGAACCAACTGGAAAGTAATGTTTTGTTCTGAGTTACTGActtgtggtggttttgtttgtggctttttgttgggtttttggtggTGGTCAGTTGTCCCCCCCTTGAATGAGTTCTGTCTCAGTTCTAACTCTGCACAGAGATGGGAGGCAATGCAGGGCCATAGTGCCTGGAGCTGGAGGACAGTGGGACCGGTTTAGGTCCTGGGGTCAGAAACAGAGCAAGAACTTTCTTGGTTCAACACCTGAgaagaaagtacagaaaatgATGGTgaaatgcatgtgtgtgtgcaacTTCGGGCAGAGCTTGCGTGAGTAGCAAAAGGTTGGAAACATAAATAGGAAAGAAGCATCTTAAACACTTCTGATCCTCTCCACtccaataaaaggaaaatcagaggTGCTGACTGCTTTTTAGACTAGAGTGCTATGTCTGCATCCTATTTATATCATTATTTATAAAGTATCAGGAACTCCTTAAACTTTTTAAGAATGTGAAAGAAAACTATGAGGAAATAATCTTGTTTGAGCAAGTAGATGTAAAAATAGTGAGTTTTGCATAAAGAAAAAGGTGTGTGTTTATTTAAGTCAGTGACTTTTAGTTATGGTTGGTAAACTGTTAGCACAAAACGATGAAATGTCTGATACTGTCAGATGGTGCTTCGTGTCAtgggtgggaaaagaaaatttggagatcttttcctgactttttttttttccttttttcctttacagaggAAAGCACAAATAACATGCACAGCTATTTTCATTGTTTGGGGTGTCTTGGTCCATCTGGTTATTCCTCCCTTTGTTTTTATGGTGACTGAAGGATGGGATTACATTGAAGGCCTCTATTTCTCGTTCATCACTATCACTACCATAGGATTTGGAGATTTTGTTGCTGGTCAGTAATTGtgttttatatattatttcacTACACGCATAGTGTGGCAATTCTGTTTCCAAACTGTAATTTGAAAAGGTGCTCTCTTAGTTTTTCCAAGACATTTTGCTGAATAGAAGATTCAGTTAAAGCTTGGTACTGATCCAATGGACCAGATCTGGCTCTTCACTCTTGGTTTGGATATTTAGACCTTCATTGCGCTAACTCTGGAGCCAAGTTCTGGAGTTCATAACCCTTTCAGATGTCCCAGGTCCTTATTTCAGGCAAGGAGCTATCCTATCCGCCATGATAGTCTGCACCTTTGAATGGGATCCAGTATACTAAGCAGGATGCACAAGTTCTGGGCAGTGCTCTCTGTGCAGCTGTCTAGAGCTGGTCAACAGGAAATGCTGAGTGTACAGGTGTCTCCCTCCTAAATCTCGTGTTTATATAAAATCCTCTTCCTTGTTCAGGGCTTTGGAGATGGTCCTTGAAAGGGGAATTCTGAATCCTTTTCTCAAGGAAGGTACCATACCTTCCTTGAGGTACTATATCCATATCTCAGTGTCAGGGAGAAGCTTTATAATtttctaacaggaaaaaagttcaCTTCTACAGCTAACAAGGAGAGTATAAATATGCTGCCATTTTATGTTGTAGTCCAGTGGTCGCAATACATGCAGCCAAGAAGTAGAAGACCTGGGATGAACTTTGTCTTTCAGATGGGTTTCAGAtctccccttcccacctctcAGTGTTCAAACAGCTAGGCTGTTAGTGTGGAAGGGGAGTAGTTCTCAGGTTCATAACTTCAAAAGTTTATCAGCTGTGAGTCCTCTTTCAGTAAcattcttggttttatttctttctaggTGTAAATCCAGATGCAAACTATCATGCCCTTTACAGATACTTTGTGGAGTTATGGATCTATCTGGGACTAGCTTGGCTTTCACTCTTTGTTAACTGGAAGGTCAGTATGTTTGTGGAAGTCCACAAAGCAATCAAGAAacggaggaaaaaaagaaaagagtcaTTTGACAACCATCCTCGGTCTAAAAAACCCCTTCAAATGGGTACCTCAAAGGATGTcaacattttcagtttcctttcaaAGAAGGAAGAGACCTACAATGATCTTATTAAGCAAATTGGGAAGAAGGCCCTGAAGACAAACAATGACAAAATGATTAAAGTAGAAAATGCCAAACAAAATATGCAGAATCCTAGTATAGATGCCCAGGTGACTTACACAAAGACAGAGTCATTTGACTATGATGAGGCTTCCCTGGACATTCAAAATGGTCATGTACTGAGACCTCTGCATGATAAACACATTGGAGACAGCCCTCTAGAAGGAACCATGTTCGTAAACCAGCTGGACAGGATTAGTGAAGAAGAAGGCGAAGTATGGGATTCCAGAGACTATCGACCCTTAATATTTGAGAATGCCAATATAACATTTGTaaatgaagatgatgatgaagagGAAGATATCTCAGATGATGAGGAAACATCAAAATCCTCCATGGATGATAATCTTGCAGAGGAAtctgaaactgcaaaaaaactGGTAAAGTTCCCATCCTCTGATGAATCTACCTTTACCAATAACGAGCTAGAACTTTCTGTGCCTTACGAACAACTGATGAATGAGTATAATACAGTAAGCAATGTGAAAGCAGCAACGTGAACATGTTTGACAATGGTTTTCTGAAATTGTCAGTGCATATTGAACAAGTTAATAGAGCAAggagaaaagcatgtttttgcAGGTTCTCCTGtctctttgaaaatgaaagcaagtcCCAAACTAATAAATTCCAGTGTCTTTTCCCCATCCTAAGTTGGTTTCTGAGCCCATCAGCTTTGCTTATCTGAAAAACTTGTAAAATAACAATTGAATCTGGAGTTCTGCTCCTTCTTTGGATTTCATGGTTCTTGAACgaagtagaaaagaaaagactAGTTAATACACTGGACCTGCTCTGCGTTTATGCATTTCATTGAGGAATTAGTTTGGGAGTGTAACTATACTGTTGCAAAGAGACTGTTTTGGGCATCAAATGTGTTCGGTTACTCCATTAGCCTTTCACCTCTGAAAACCTGGATTTGAATCCTGCTTTGatcagaaatgaaagcaaggggtttgctttttttttttttttttaagttgccCATTGTTAAGTTgttaccacaaaaaaaaaaaacaatggtGCAACCACTAGTTGTGCTTAATGAGAAGCTTTAGATGGAATACCAGGACCCACAGGTCTGAGCTGAGGTGCGCTGGCAGACTGAGGAGGAAGCTTCTGAAACATCTGTCTAGAATATGTCAGTGCTTGTCGAATTATAGTGAATTgtaatttcataaataaaatattaaaattaagaaTTCCAAAGGAATGGCTTGAGAAGGAGCCCTCTAACAAGGACGAATCATCTGGGATGAAGCTCACCAGTTGGACTGCTTAACTGCACGTCAGCCCCAGAACTGTTAAAAGAGTAAAATGACTGGAAGACCTATTGATCAAAGGATGTATGAGCACAAGCAGGATGCAATGAACTTTTTAATGTTGAAAGTGTCCTTCCACTGTCCATTTCCTAGAGGAAATACTTGAATGAACCTTATACAGTATCTATGTACAGGTGAAGTTTTATTGACACTGttcttctgaggaaaaaatcaCCTTGGGAGGCACAGATATTCTCCAAATGCCCTAATGCCTGTCAGAAGGGACCTGTAGCACTGCTGCTGATCTGCGCAGTGTGTTAGTCAGTATTGTTGTTTGATGTTCCCCTCTGCCTTGGTACTTCAGACTAGACTTGAACGAGAGATGATTTTTGAAACAGTTGATTACACTTTGCTTATTcgttttgttttgaagtttgaCCTATGTGCATACAATGGTTATTCTATCCCACTTTAAAGAAGGTTGAGCAATGTCAAATCTTGGGCAAACTGAGATGTGATCAAGTGACTTAAAGCCATAAGGCACATTTTAAAGAGGGAACTTTGGCTCTAAGCTCCTGAAAGTACTATCTTTTGGCTTGGAGATGGGCTTCTCATTGAGAAGGAAGTATGTCTTTTCACAACATTTATGCCCAAATTATTTTGGCTACAAAGAAAATCATaccatggttttatttttcttgctttttcaatGTCTGTGCATTAACCCTGACAACTCTTTCAAATGAGGCTCTTGATTACGTGTTGGCAAAAGGTACTGACTTCAGTTGTATCCAATTTGCTTGGAACAGAAAATAGCCAAGACCTTTGAACCTTAACATGTCAAGTTCTGTTGTTCTGTTTAGTTTTACAGTATTTAAGTCATTCCAGTATGTCCAAATGTTCCAAAGTTCAGTGAACATTTAAAAGttgtcttgttttcatttttggtgTAATGCTGGCAGACTTACTAGCTCTTTAAGAGGAGCTTATGGAATCTTGCAATGCTAATCTTGAATTACTAGCTATTTCTAATAACTGCAGATATTGgctgcagcttcagctgctgGCCTTTTCCACAGAAGAAGGAGGACATATGGGAAACTGGCACTCTGGTTGGATAGCGTCTTGATGGGAAGTTTTGAAGTCATCTACTGTGAAACAAGTGACTGACTTtactggtcttttttttttttttttttgtcttttcagaattttccacttatatgacattttttcaaatagaaaGGGAACACAAGGTTAGGGCCAATTGTTTACTAGCAAAAATGCGGAATTGGCATCATGGGATTTGGTGGTTAATCTATATTTTATGATACTATCACTGAAGAGATTCTAATTTGAAAtcaaattttattatattacagCTATTTGGGGAAGGGGTGGCTGGATGAATTCGACTTATATCTGacaagaaagagggagaggCCATATCGAGATGTTGTAATAGACACCTCCACCCGAATCGTTTTAAAATTACTCCAAGCCCTTTCAGTATTTCTATGTATCTGAAGGGTTGTGGTTGACAGATATACTTTGTAACTGTAAGAAATGATAGGTAAGACTACATGCATGATACACAAGATGCCTGTGTAGCAAGTCTagccttctgtttttctttgttttgtctaAAAAAGTGCACATTAACTTAAAATGAGAAAGCACTCCATATAACTTTTGTTGTCCTCCAACTTGTCTTCCATTATTGATGCAAACATCAAAGTTTCAGTGACGGTTAGGTGCAGGACAGTGAGGAGAGAAAAGGCTTGCTGAAAGTGCATGAAATGGGAAAGCATAGTCCAgtcttcat
The nucleotide sequence above comes from Falco biarmicus isolate bFalBia1 chromosome 12, bFalBia1.pri, whole genome shotgun sequence. Encoded proteins:
- the KCNK5 gene encoding potassium channel subfamily K member 5; this translates as MVDRGPLLTSAIIFYLSIGAAIFEVLEEPHWRSATEDYKRQKTELLKQFPCLGQEGLDKILQVVSNAAGQGVAITGNNTFNNWNWPNAVIFAATVITTIGYGNVSPKTPSGRLFCIFYGLFGVPLCLTWISALGKFFGGRAKRLGQFLTKRGVSLRKAQITCTAIFIVWGVLVHLVIPPFVFMVTEGWDYIEGLYFSFITITTIGFGDFVAGVNPDANYHALYRYFVELWIYLGLAWLSLFVNWKVSMFVEVHKAIKKRRKKRKESFDNHPRSKKPLQMGTSKDVNIFSFLSKKEETYNDLIKQIGKKALKTNNDKMIKVENAKQNMQNPSIDAQVTYTKTESFDYDEASLDIQNGHVLRPLHDKHIGDSPLEGTMFVNQLDRISEEEGEVWDSRDYRPLIFENANITFVNEDDDEEEDISDDEETSKSSMDDNLAEESETAKKLVKFPSSDESTFTNNELELSVPYEQLMNEYNTVSNVKAAT